The Thiogranum longum genome includes a region encoding these proteins:
- a CDS encoding phage holin family protein — MLVGFLVIWLITALGLWLVTLMVGGVKADSAGSLLLAALVLGIFNAVIRPILWFLTLPLTVFTFGLFALLINAVMLKLTAAIVPGFEVERFGDAVLAAIIMALLAIVGFIFVQWLMFDTVYWMHMSTGHPMYNI; from the coding sequence ATGTTAGTCGGGTTTCTGGTGATATGGCTGATAACCGCGCTGGGACTCTGGCTGGTAACACTCATGGTGGGTGGCGTAAAGGCAGATTCGGCCGGCAGCCTGCTACTGGCGGCCCTGGTACTGGGCATTTTCAACGCGGTGATCCGGCCAATCCTCTGGTTTCTCACGTTACCGCTTACGGTATTCACATTCGGCCTGTTTGCCCTCCTGATCAACGCAGTGATGCTGAAACTCACTGCCGCCATCGTGCCGGGATTCGAGGTCGAGCGTTTTGGTGATGCTGTACTCGCTGCCATCATCATGGCGCTGTTGGCCATTGTCGGTTTTATCTTCGTCCAGTGGCTTATGTTCGATACGGTGTACTGGATGCATATGAGTACCGGGCACCCGATGTACAACATCTAG